In a single window of the Anaerocolumna cellulosilytica genome:
- a CDS encoding biotin--[acetyl-CoA-carboxylase] ligase: MDVKRKTPDYIGLNLDNIKNKLNTQYLGREILYLEEVDSTNNVAKDYGKQKGNHGLLVIAEKQNAGKGRLGRSWNSPKGSGIWMSFVLKADIEPQNSPMLTLITALAVNGAIRKITGLETAIKWPNDVILNGKKTCGILTEMTAAADRQECIIIGIGINVSQEEFPEELKEKATSLWLEGKRPVSREELISEILNQFELYYKKFCLTESMEVLKEEYDAQLIHLRKQVRIVENNMEYEGIALGIDEGGALLVQVEQTNQGITTTFVKTVLSGEISVRGLKGYV, encoded by the coding sequence GTGGATGTGAAACGGAAAACCCCCGATTATATCGGGTTGAATTTAGATAACATAAAAAATAAATTAAATACCCAATATCTGGGGCGAGAAATATTATATTTGGAGGAAGTCGATTCAACGAACAATGTTGCTAAGGATTATGGGAAGCAAAAAGGAAATCATGGATTACTTGTAATAGCAGAAAAGCAAAATGCTGGAAAAGGAAGACTTGGACGTTCCTGGAATTCACCAAAAGGCAGTGGAATCTGGATGTCATTTGTACTAAAAGCAGACATAGAGCCCCAAAACAGTCCCATGTTAACACTAATAACAGCACTGGCAGTGAATGGCGCTATAAGAAAGATTACAGGGTTGGAGACAGCCATAAAATGGCCTAATGATGTAATTCTGAATGGAAAAAAGACCTGCGGAATACTTACTGAAATGACAGCCGCTGCAGATAGACAGGAGTGCATTATAATCGGAATAGGAATAAATGTAAGTCAAGAGGAGTTCCCGGAGGAACTAAAAGAAAAGGCAACATCCTTATGGTTAGAGGGTAAAAGGCCGGTATCCAGGGAGGAGTTAATCAGTGAAATACTGAATCAGTTTGAACTGTATTATAAAAAATTTTGCCTGACTGAGTCCATGGAGGTGTTAAAAGAAGAATATGATGCGCAATTAATTCATCTAAGGAAACAAGTAAGAATAGTAGAGAACAATATGGAGTACGAAGGGATTGCTCTTGGTATTGATGAAGGTGGAGCTCTATTGGTACAAGTTGAACAAACTAATCAGGGGATAACTACGACTTTCGTCAAAACAGTTTTATCCGGAGAAATTTCAGTGAGAGGTCTAAAAGGTTATGTGTAA
- the argF gene encoding ornithine carbamoyltransferase translates to MNLKGRSFLTLKDYQPEEIEYLLELAAVLKAKKKQGITGNSLKGKNIALIFEKPSTRTRCAFTIGCIDEGGHPEYLGKDDIQLGHKECIEDTARVLGRMFDGIEFRGFKQETVEKLAEYSKVPVWNGLTDMYHPTQILADMLTLKEQFGDLRGLKLIYAGDGRNNMANSLMIGSAKLGLHFTILAPKALWPEGELVKLCQTYNEKSQGTVTITENINAVEGADAIYTDVWCSMGEEELAAERISILEPYQVNESMVKQTGKNNTVLLHCLPAVKGNEITEDVFERHADVIFDQAENRMHTIKAVMVATLGN, encoded by the coding sequence ATGAACTTAAAAGGCCGCAGCTTTTTAACCTTAAAAGACTATCAGCCGGAAGAAATAGAATATTTATTAGAACTGGCGGCTGTGTTAAAGGCTAAGAAAAAACAAGGTATTACAGGAAATTCACTAAAGGGTAAAAATATAGCTTTAATATTTGAAAAACCTTCCACACGAACAAGATGCGCATTTACTATTGGTTGTATTGACGAAGGGGGTCATCCTGAATACCTTGGAAAAGACGATATTCAGCTTGGTCATAAAGAATGTATAGAGGATACGGCAAGAGTACTTGGAAGAATGTTTGACGGCATTGAATTTAGGGGCTTTAAGCAAGAGACGGTTGAAAAGCTTGCAGAATATAGCAAGGTGCCGGTATGGAATGGACTTACAGACATGTACCATCCTACACAAATTCTGGCCGATATGCTGACCTTAAAGGAGCAATTCGGTGACCTTAGAGGATTAAAATTAATTTATGCAGGGGATGGCAGAAATAATATGGCTAATAGCCTTATGATTGGCTCGGCCAAGTTAGGTCTGCACTTTACAATATTAGCACCAAAAGCTTTGTGGCCTGAGGGTGAATTGGTTAAATTATGCCAAACCTATAATGAGAAATCCCAAGGTACAGTGACCATAACAGAAAATATTAATGCAGTAGAAGGTGCAGATGCTATCTATACGGACGTATGGTGTTCGATGGGAGAAGAGGAACTGGCAGCAGAAAGAATATCTATTTTAGAACCGTATCAGGTCAACGAGAGTATGGTAAAACAAACGGGTAAGAATAATACTGTACTATTACATTGCCTGCCAGCCGTAAAAGGAAATGAGATAACCGAGGACGTATTCGAACGACATGCAGATGTAATCTTTGATCAGGCAGAAAATCGTATGCATACCATAAAAGCAGTAATGGTGGCTACTCTTGGCAATTAA
- a CDS encoding patatin-like phospholipase family protein, whose protein sequence is MIKEFDFSKEYGIVLEGGGAKGAYQIGVWKAFLECGVKIKGVSGVSVGALNGALICMGDYEEAETLWKSLTYSNIMNLDDEQMKHLMNLDIKNLDLKMLSRDTGKIISGRGIDITPLKELIQNWVDEEKIYNSPVEFVFGTFLVSKLKEIEITAREAEKASLKDYLLASALLPAFRNDKLNGQTFLDGGMFNNVPVDMLINRGYKDIIVVRIYGIGLEKPVKIPKDVNVIQIAPNINLGGILEFNSEKIQRNIEVGYYDAMRCLHNLSGRIYYIDSDLEEGESLLKLMKLNEAAKMALLEYYKLDYSNTDLIVRRFLEQACPNLATTLKLKRDWNYTELYISLLELCAKSVRVPKYKIYTVEELKRNCFEKYQKMRQRNYKLPIFHELVVKMMTI, encoded by the coding sequence ATGATAAAAGAATTTGATTTTAGTAAAGAATATGGTATTGTTTTAGAAGGCGGCGGTGCTAAGGGAGCCTATCAGATTGGAGTCTGGAAGGCTTTCTTAGAATGTGGCGTTAAGATAAAAGGTGTTTCAGGGGTCTCGGTTGGTGCTTTAAACGGGGCCCTTATTTGTATGGGTGATTATGAAGAGGCGGAAACTTTATGGAAAAGCCTGACCTATTCAAATATTATGAACCTGGATGATGAACAAATGAAACATTTAATGAACTTGGATATCAAGAATCTGGATTTAAAGATGTTATCCAGAGATACAGGAAAGATAATTTCTGGCAGAGGGATTGATATAACTCCGCTGAAAGAGTTAATTCAGAACTGGGTAGATGAAGAAAAAATTTATAATTCACCCGTCGAATTTGTCTTTGGTACGTTTTTGGTATCAAAGTTAAAGGAAATCGAGATTACAGCTCGGGAAGCAGAAAAAGCATCCTTAAAAGATTATCTACTGGCCAGTGCACTTCTTCCTGCTTTTCGAAATGATAAATTAAATGGACAAACATTTTTAGATGGAGGAATGTTTAACAATGTACCGGTTGATATGCTTATAAACAGAGGGTATAAAGATATCATAGTGGTTCGTATCTATGGAATCGGCTTAGAAAAACCGGTTAAAATTCCAAAAGACGTTAATGTGATACAGATAGCTCCCAATATAAATCTGGGTGGTATTCTGGAATTCAATTCGGAAAAAATACAAAGAAATATAGAAGTGGGATATTATGATGCCATGCGTTGTTTGCATAACTTATCCGGTAGAATATACTATATTGATTCAGACTTAGAAGAGGGAGAGAGTCTATTAAAACTAATGAAATTAAATGAAGCGGCTAAGATGGCACTATTAGAATACTATAAACTGGATTATAGCAATACAGATTTAATAGTAAGGAGATTTCTGGAACAGGCCTGTCCAAACCTAGCTACGACCCTAAAGCTTAAAAGGGATTGGAATTATACAGAATTATATATTTCTCTTTTAGAGTTGTGTGCTAAAAGTGTACGTGTACCAAAGTATAAAATATACACCGTGGAAGAACTGAAACGCAACTGTTTTGAAAAATATCAAAAAATGCGTCAACGAAATTACAAACTACCTATATTCCATGAATTGGTAGTAAAGATGATGACAATATAA
- a CDS encoding LTA synthase family protein, giving the protein MKQLKTVLQSPYMILLFFTLKLMVYYHLISVNVKDIIFVVVSIVAMGLIFICFSRSRWKRKKGFFLIIYSLLSLLMFADSMYYNYYNQTVSIKQLWQAANVAAVPDSFVATLIPASFLLYLDIPFVYYYFKKLVKEENRGWSFKKEIKYLVAGLCGIFAFLVINPFGSVTIDKVNSVEFFTSHVNDIYNAIADSIVVEEVSADEVLDTVQEVAFQPKGTKYKGIGEGKNVILLQVEALQNFVIGAEYNGQVLTPNLNALIKQDTLYYDRYYTNIGKGNTADAEFSTLNSLYPVIDRECYTLYEQNTFNGLPWLLRDKGYNAFVIHGYKGEFWNREAAYPAQGFEDFYSMEDMEADDIIGLGISDKSMFKQTIDILKEKKQPFFSFIITLTSHHPFILEEEDASLQLKEEDIGTKFGSYLQTVRYADEALGQFITDLKTAGLYEDTVIALYGDHHGLNLNMDDNAVLMEKYLGRTYDYDEMLRVPMLIHVPGSGVTDTISTTGGQVDFLPTIANVMNLEISQPYILGQDLSNAKDGFVAFTAYLFEGSFIHNEVMFEISREGVFEGSRAWKIGTNEPIDASMLEDEYKKAITLKKTSEDILNQNLIQEYLNMDTIKSED; this is encoded by the coding sequence ATGAAGCAGCTAAAAACTGTATTGCAGTCACCTTATATGATACTCTTATTTTTTACATTAAAATTAATGGTTTACTACCATTTAATCAGTGTAAATGTAAAAGATATCATATTTGTGGTTGTCAGTATTGTAGCAATGGGACTTATATTTATATGTTTTAGCAGAAGTAGATGGAAAAGGAAAAAGGGATTTTTCCTAATTATATATTCACTGCTCTCATTATTAATGTTTGCAGATTCCATGTACTATAATTATTATAATCAGACCGTATCCATAAAGCAACTTTGGCAGGCAGCTAATGTTGCAGCGGTTCCGGATAGCTTTGTGGCAACTTTAATACCTGCAAGCTTTTTGTTATATTTAGATATTCCTTTTGTATACTATTATTTTAAAAAACTAGTAAAAGAAGAGAATAGGGGTTGGAGTTTTAAAAAAGAAATTAAGTATCTCGTAGCAGGTCTATGCGGTATTTTTGCATTTTTGGTTATAAACCCATTTGGCAGTGTAACGATTGATAAAGTAAATAGCGTTGAATTTTTTACCAGTCATGTAAATGATATTTATAATGCGATTGCCGATAGTATCGTTGTTGAAGAAGTTTCAGCGGATGAAGTTTTAGATACGGTTCAGGAGGTGGCTTTTCAGCCGAAAGGAACTAAATATAAGGGAATAGGGGAAGGTAAGAACGTAATACTGCTTCAAGTAGAAGCACTTCAGAACTTTGTAATTGGTGCAGAATACAATGGGCAGGTTTTAACTCCTAATTTAAATGCATTAATAAAGCAGGATACTTTATATTATGACAGATATTATACCAATATCGGTAAAGGAAATACTGCGGATGCAGAATTTTCAACTCTAAACAGCCTGTATCCTGTTATCGACCGTGAATGTTATACCCTATATGAACAAAATACGTTTAATGGTCTGCCCTGGCTGTTAAGAGACAAAGGCTACAACGCCTTTGTAATACATGGCTACAAGGGAGAATTCTGGAATCGTGAAGCTGCGTATCCGGCGCAGGGGTTTGAAGATTTTTATAGTATGGAAGACATGGAAGCTGATGATATAATTGGACTTGGAATATCAGACAAATCTATGTTTAAGCAGACAATTGATATACTAAAAGAAAAAAAACAGCCTTTTTTTAGTTTTATTATCACACTTACCAGCCATCATCCGTTTATATTGGAGGAAGAAGATGCTAGCTTACAACTTAAGGAAGAGGACATCGGAACCAAGTTCGGAAGCTATTTGCAGACTGTGCGTTATGCGGATGAAGCCTTAGGGCAGTTTATAACGGATTTAAAAACTGCCGGCTTATATGAGGATACAGTTATTGCATTATATGGCGACCATCATGGTCTGAATCTGAACATGGATGATAATGCTGTATTAATGGAAAAATATCTGGGCCGAACATATGACTACGATGAGATGCTTCGTGTACCAATGTTAATTCATGTTCCTGGTAGTGGTGTCACTGATACAATATCAACTACGGGAGGGCAAGTGGATTTTTTACCTACTATTGCAAATGTCATGAATCTTGAGATTAGCCAGCCGTATATTTTAGGTCAGGATTTAAGTAATGCAAAGGACGGATTTGTTGCATTTACTGCATATTTATTCGAAGGTTCCTTTATACACAACGAGGTAATGTTTGAAATATCAAGAGAAGGTGTTTTTGAAGGCAGCAGAGCTTGGAAGATTGGTACTAATGAGCCTATAGATGCTTCAATGCTTGAAGATGAGTACAAAAAAGCAATTACCTTAAAGAAAACATCGGAAGATATACTAAATCAAAATTTAATACAAGAGTATTTAAATATGGATACTATAAAATCAGAGGATTAA
- a CDS encoding SPFH domain-containing protein: MEYVFIIFVALVLIVLASCVKIVPQAQAYVVERLGAFQATWDVGIHLKMPFIDRIARKVLLKEQVVDFAPQPVITKDNVTMKIDTVVFFQITDPKLFAYGVERPIMAIENLTATTLRNIIGDLELDQTLTSREIINTKMRVSLDVATDPWGIKVNRVELKNIIPPAAIQDAMEKQMKAERERRESILRAEGEKTSQILVAEGKKQSSILEAQAEKEAAILRAEAVKEATIREAEGQAEAILTVQKANAEGIRFLNDSNPGNAVLQLKSLEAFAKAADGKATKIIIPSEIQGIAGLVKSITEVGNDKTIQD; this comes from the coding sequence ATGGAATACGTATTTATTATTTTTGTCGCACTAGTATTAATTGTCTTAGCATCTTGTGTTAAGATTGTACCTCAGGCGCAGGCATATGTAGTAGAAAGACTTGGTGCTTTTCAGGCTACCTGGGATGTTGGTATTCATCTTAAGATGCCGTTTATTGACAGAATTGCGAGAAAGGTTTTATTAAAAGAGCAGGTAGTGGATTTTGCACCTCAGCCGGTTATCACAAAAGATAACGTAACGATGAAGATTGATACGGTTGTGTTCTTTCAAATAACAGATCCCAAGTTATTCGCCTATGGTGTGGAACGTCCTATCATGGCAATTGAAAACTTAACTGCAACGACCTTAAGAAATATTATTGGTGATTTGGAATTAGATCAAACCTTAACTTCCAGAGAAATTATTAATACCAAGATGAGAGTATCTTTAGACGTAGCTACGGATCCTTGGGGAATTAAAGTGAACCGTGTGGAATTAAAGAACATTATTCCTCCCGCTGCTATTCAGGATGCCATGGAAAAACAGATGAAGGCAGAACGTGAACGAAGAGAGTCCATTTTACGTGCAGAAGGTGAAAAGACTTCACAGATTTTAGTGGCAGAGGGTAAAAAGCAATCTTCAATCTTAGAAGCACAGGCTGAAAAAGAAGCTGCGATATTAAGAGCAGAAGCAGTGAAAGAAGCAACCATTCGTGAGGCAGAAGGTCAGGCAGAGGCTATCTTAACAGTACAAAAAGCTAATGCAGAAGGTATCAGATTCTTAAATGATTCGAACCCGGGCAATGCGGTACTACAGCTTAAGAGCTTGGAAGCTTTTGCTAAAGCTGCTGATGGAAAAGCCACAAAAATTATTATCCCATCTGAAATTCAGGGTATTGCCGGATTGGTTAAATCTATAACTGAAGTGGGCAATGACAAAACGATTCAGGATTAG
- a CDS encoding NfeD family protein: protein MNSTYWLIALAVLLLIEIITLGLTTIWFAGGALTAFLVSLVTNNLVLELIIFFVVSFLLLIYTRPIAARFFNAKKIKTNYESLIGREGKVIERIDNFNSSGQVVVGGQEWTARAVDDRAIIEPEQKVIIRSIAGVKLMVEVEKEEI from the coding sequence ATGAATTCAACTTATTGGTTAATTGCTTTAGCAGTACTGCTGTTAATAGAAATAATTACTTTAGGTCTTACCACAATATGGTTTGCCGGAGGTGCTTTGACAGCTTTTTTAGTTTCCCTGGTAACAAACAATTTAGTTCTTGAATTAATTATATTTTTTGTAGTATCGTTTTTGCTTTTAATCTACACAAGACCAATTGCAGCCAGGTTTTTTAATGCTAAAAAGATTAAAACTAATTATGAAAGCCTAATAGGACGGGAAGGTAAAGTTATCGAACGAATTGATAATTTTAATAGTTCAGGTCAGGTTGTAGTCGGAGGGCAAGAATGGACGGCAAGAGCTGTCGACGACCGGGCTATCATTGAGCCCGAGCAGAAAGTTATTATACGCAGTATAGCGGGTGTTAAGTTAATGGTGGAAGTAGAAAAGGAGGAAATTTAG
- a CDS encoding TrmH family RNA methyltransferase, with translation MITSVSNPQIKNLIQLQNKSKARQEQRAFVAEGIKMFEESKEGGYLIKAYMGETLYQQWEKERPDLLEGYPYEVVSDAVFKVVADTLTPQGIICLVKKPAYKLDALLNNPKAKVLLLEDIRDPGNLGTMVRTAEGAGFTGIILTKSSVDMYNPKVIRSTMGAIYRMPFLYAEDFQETLKLLQENGITIYAAHLDGAEYYDKVSYAGKCAIMIGNEANGISPEAAGISDQCIKIPMEGSVESLNAAIAASVLMYEVYRQKRLND, from the coding sequence ATGATTACCAGTGTATCAAATCCTCAGATAAAAAATCTGATACAACTACAGAATAAATCAAAAGCCAGACAAGAACAGAGAGCCTTTGTAGCAGAAGGAATTAAGATGTTTGAAGAATCCAAAGAAGGTGGTTATCTGATTAAGGCATACATGGGAGAAACATTATATCAGCAGTGGGAGAAGGAAAGACCTGATTTATTAGAAGGGTATCCTTATGAAGTAGTTTCAGACGCAGTGTTTAAAGTTGTGGCCGACACATTAACTCCCCAGGGAATAATATGTTTGGTAAAAAAACCTGCATATAAGCTGGATGCTCTATTAAATAATCCCAAGGCTAAAGTGTTGCTGTTAGAAGATATCAGAGACCCGGGAAACCTTGGAACAATGGTTAGAACTGCGGAAGGAGCTGGATTTACGGGCATAATATTAACCAAAAGTTCTGTTGATATGTATAACCCCAAAGTAATTCGCTCAACGATGGGAGCTATTTATCGTATGCCTTTTCTGTATGCAGAGGATTTTCAAGAGACTCTCAAGCTGTTACAGGAGAATGGTATCACAATATATGCGGCTCATTTAGACGGAGCTGAATATTATGATAAGGTGTCATATGCAGGGAAATGTGCCATTATGATTGGAAATGAGGCTAATGGTATTAGCCCTGAGGCAGCAGGAATATCAGATCAATGCATTAAAATTCCTATGGAAGGCAGTGTGGAGTCATTAAATGCAGCAATAGCAGCATCTGTATTAATGTATGAAGTATACCGTCAAAAGAGGTTGAATGATTAG
- a CDS encoding leucine-rich repeat protein, with protein sequence MKKILMRVFFLTVFIALSTGKYNVSAAESIYVYSKDDTIPYRGEETFVITSDDISDLIFHVESECIYPEVRKLVIEEGVTSFSYGYRAFPNVETIYFSSTVKSINGFSNTSTSYLSKLKEIKVSGKNKWYTTENGILFNKKKTVLYKYPSTLTYSTYTIPDTVTTIQDGAFYNSNLKTVTIGASFKVDQLYKLQNQLRNIKEFKVNSKNISYSAKKGVLFNKKGDTLLLYPNGKGKNYTVPKGTVMIGESAFQHSVVTKIVLPAGLTTIKEQAFRDSSLTAITIPLTVVSMAENAFRDATALKAIVVEAGNKQYAAYEGILYNASRTKLIFIPEGYSKTTLKLPSTLKSLSVNSTNAYLSIFRNFTEIVIPKALKEIDIHYKCFDKIIIEKGNTAFSLYNGSLYNKAGTELIFFKKQEKADFPDTLTNVDINKLIDSDIKELEISKNVKSIRRYAKDLCYIIPTLEKLTVAEDNPYYTCENGMLFNKDNTVLYDIPRNTTELIIPDTVTEFDIAPLSDYNYHNLTRVTIPEGLTKLDGLDYAYKMDNLKAFTVAKGNPVFTSIDGVLYNKDVTELIWYPMQKEDKTFTMPNTVKEADVVSLMANPYLESLVLSDSLVKETLYYSYTWGYYLPSKSIKEYVVSDNNPHYKTVDGVLYNKDMTVLIAYPYQKSSESFTIPDTVTNAVGICNNRTYINDEKYDNTSNPYLKELVIGKNVKELFEYSDLNCPIFNLPNLQKIEVKPINKYFSAKDGILYSKDFSKMYVYPKDSRNTELIIPKSTKELFDGYIDATMNPYLTALKVEDGSKAFYTDGTSLYNYQGNIMYCRIGGKYFRKIPSTD encoded by the coding sequence ATGAAAAAAATTTTAATGAGGGTATTCTTTTTGACTGTTTTTATTGCATTATCAACTGGTAAATATAACGTATCCGCAGCAGAATCAATATATGTTTATTCTAAGGATGATACCATCCCCTATCGGGGAGAAGAAACCTTTGTGATTACCTCGGATGATATTAGTGATCTTATCTTTCATGTAGAATCCGAATGCATTTATCCAGAAGTCAGGAAGCTGGTAATTGAGGAAGGGGTTACTTCCTTTTCCTATGGATATCGTGCTTTTCCAAATGTAGAAACCATATATTTTTCAAGTACGGTAAAGAGTATTAATGGGTTCTCGAACACTTCCACCAGTTATTTAAGTAAGCTGAAGGAAATTAAAGTATCCGGAAAGAATAAATGGTATACGACAGAAAATGGTATTCTGTTTAATAAAAAGAAAACGGTTTTGTATAAATATCCTAGTACATTGACTTACAGCACCTATACTATACCGGATACGGTAACCACCATTCAAGATGGGGCATTCTATAATTCAAACCTGAAAACCGTTACCATAGGTGCAAGTTTTAAAGTAGACCAGCTATATAAATTACAGAATCAGTTAAGAAACATTAAGGAATTTAAGGTGAACAGTAAAAATATCTCTTACAGTGCTAAAAAAGGAGTGCTTTTTAATAAAAAGGGAGATACCCTTCTTTTATACCCAAACGGGAAAGGAAAAAACTATACGGTGCCGAAGGGAACCGTTATGATTGGTGAAAGTGCATTTCAGCATTCCGTGGTAACAAAAATTGTTTTGCCAGCAGGTTTAACCACGATTAAGGAGCAAGCTTTCCGGGATTCCAGTTTAACTGCCATTACCATTCCGTTGACAGTGGTTTCTATGGCTGAAAATGCATTTCGGGATGCAACTGCTCTTAAAGCTATCGTTGTAGAAGCGGGAAATAAACAGTATGCTGCTTATGAAGGAATTCTTTACAATGCATCCAGAACAAAACTTATTTTTATCCCGGAGGGCTATAGCAAAACCACGTTAAAGCTGCCATCTACTTTAAAGAGCCTGTCTGTCAATAGTACAAATGCTTATTTATCCATTTTTCGAAATTTTACGGAAATTGTCATACCAAAGGCATTGAAAGAAATCGATATCCATTATAAGTGCTTTGATAAAATAATCATAGAGAAAGGGAATACAGCCTTTTCCCTTTACAATGGCTCCCTGTACAACAAAGCCGGTACGGAGCTCATATTCTTTAAAAAACAGGAAAAAGCGGATTTTCCCGATACTTTGACAAATGTTGATATAAATAAGCTGATTGACAGTGACATTAAGGAATTGGAAATATCTAAAAACGTGAAATCTATCCGGCGTTACGCGAAGGACTTATGTTATATCATTCCTACGCTGGAAAAACTTACGGTAGCAGAGGATAATCCATATTACACCTGTGAAAACGGAATGCTGTTTAACAAAGATAATACGGTGCTATATGATATTCCAAGAAATACGACAGAACTGATTATACCCGATACGGTAACCGAATTTGATATCGCTCCTCTTTCAGATTATAATTACCATAATCTGACCAGGGTAACCATTCCAGAAGGGTTAACTAAACTGGACGGCTTGGATTATGCATACAAAATGGATAATCTTAAAGCTTTTACCGTTGCCAAAGGTAATCCGGTATTTACCAGTATTGACGGTGTGCTATATAACAAAGATGTAACAGAACTTATCTGGTATCCAATGCAAAAGGAGGATAAGACCTTCACTATGCCTAATACGGTTAAGGAAGCAGATGTAGTGTCCCTAATGGCTAATCCTTATCTGGAAAGTTTAGTTTTATCGGATTCTCTTGTAAAAGAAACCTTATATTATTCATATACGTGGGGATACTACCTTCCTTCCAAATCCATAAAAGAATATGTGGTAAGTGATAATAATCCCCATTATAAAACAGTAGACGGTGTCCTCTATAACAAGGATATGACTGTTCTCATTGCATATCCTTATCAAAAAAGCTCAGAATCCTTTACCATACCGGATACCGTAACCAATGCCGTTGGAATCTGCAATAACCGTACGTATATAAATGATGAGAAATATGATAATACCTCCAATCCATATCTTAAGGAGTTGGTTATCGGCAAGAATGTAAAGGAATTGTTTGAATACTCCGATTTAAATTGTCCGATTTTTAATTTGCCGAACCTGCAGAAAATCGAAGTGAAACCGATAAATAAATATTTCAGTGCAAAGGACGGAATCCTTTACAGCAAGGATTTCTCCAAGATGTATGTCTATCCGAAAGACAGCCGGAATACGGAACTAATCATTCCCAAAAGTACAAAAGAACTTTTTGACGGTTATATTGATGCGACTATGAATCCATATCTTACTGCCTTAAAGGTGGAAGATGGTAGTAAAGCTTTTTATACGGACGGTACTAGTTTATATAATTATCAGGGGAATATAATGTACTGCCGCATTGGCGGAAAGTATTTTCGCAAAATACCGAGTACAGACTAA
- the prfA gene encoding peptide chain release factor 1, with amino-acid sequence MFDKLEDLLIRFEEILEELNDPHVINDQNRFRKLMKEQNDLSAIVDKYKEYKDAKQGIEDSLTMLEEESDEELRELAKEELNECKQSLVTIENDLKILLLPKDPNDDKNVIIEIRGGAGGDEAALFAAELFRMYSKYAESQRWKIDMMNINENGLGGFKEVIFMINGKGAYSKMKYESGVHRVQRIPVTESGGRIHTSTTTVAIMPEAEEVDVELDLNDCKFDVFRSSGNGGQCVNTTDSAVRLTHIPTGIVISCQDEKSQLKNRDKALKVLRSKLYELELEKAHSAEAEARKSQVGTGDRSEKIRTYNFPQGRVTDHRIKLTLHRLDSILDGDLQEVIDSLIAADQAAKLANMNEQ; translated from the coding sequence ATGTTTGATAAATTAGAAGATCTATTAATAAGATTTGAAGAAATTCTGGAAGAGCTAAACGACCCGCATGTTATAAATGACCAGAATCGTTTTCGTAAATTAATGAAAGAACAAAATGACTTATCAGCTATTGTTGATAAGTACAAAGAATACAAGGATGCAAAACAAGGTATTGAAGACAGCCTTACCATGCTGGAAGAAGAAAGTGATGAAGAATTAAGAGAGCTGGCTAAGGAAGAGTTAAATGAATGTAAGCAGAGTTTAGTAACCATAGAAAATGATTTAAAAATTTTACTATTACCTAAGGATCCTAATGATGATAAAAATGTAATTATCGAAATCAGAGGTGGTGCAGGTGGTGATGAAGCGGCACTATTTGCGGCGGAATTATTTCGTATGTACAGTAAATACGCAGAAAGTCAACGCTGGAAAATTGATATGATGAATATCAATGAAAATGGTCTTGGTGGTTTTAAAGAAGTTATCTTTATGATAAATGGAAAAGGTGCTTATTCCAAGATGAAATACGAAAGTGGTGTACACCGTGTACAGAGAATCCCTGTTACAGAATCCGGTGGGCGTATCCACACCTCTACTACAACGGTGGCAATTATGCCGGAAGCTGAAGAAGTGGACGTTGAATTAGATTTAAATGATTGTAAGTTCGATGTATTCCGTTCTTCCGGTAATGGTGGACAGTGCGTTAATACAACAGACTCTGCGGTTCGTTTAACGCATATACCTACTGGTATTGTTATTTCCTGCCAGGATGAAAAATCCCAGCTAAAGAACAGGGATAAGGCGTTAAAGGTACTGCGTTCCAAGCTATATGAATTAGAGCTTGAAAAGGCGCATAGTGCTGAAGCAGAGGCAAGAAAAAGCCAGGTAGGAACCGGAGATCGTTCTGAAAAAATCAGAACTTATAATTTTCCACAGGGAAGGGTAACCGATCATAGAATCAAATTGACTCTTCATAGACTGGATTCTATATTAGATGGTGACTTGCAAGAAGTCATCGACAGCCTAATTGCAGCCGATCAGGCCGCAAAGCTGGCAAATATGAACGAACAATAA